A window from Bacillota bacterium encodes these proteins:
- a CDS encoding PucR family transcriptional regulator ligand-binding domain-containing protein, with translation MHHITVRQALELPELQHLEVLAGESGLDRVLRNVTVIEVPDPVYWVKEGDLLLTTFYGLRGDSSGQVSLARRVAEMMAAGICFHPGTETRLAPELRSAADEMGLPLLRMPKDMPYATVISAVLQAILNRQAYLLGRSTEINSMLTKAILNGAETAEIVSALARLVKSPVALLDSSLNLVAGDPYSEVGREFLAQGVPKLLDLDIFRPGGMPGESLLFVELPVKGRLVRVGVQAVMIRSSVYGYVTVWEVLKHFDDVDGYAIAHASTALALDFIRRLTIDEQRQRLANELCDRILAGDPGQDESLEKRGEVLGLNVRAFNVVIAVEVSTSDQARHEDPATGWMGDAPGLLAEIRRVAGEHYPGCLVAGEDKRVTLVVAAGSGPDRKAEVLGFARRVKEACQRHMGKACIRVGVGGFARCPGELHNSHREAKASLEMALSLGEGAGVASFEDLGVYRLLWNIPRTIQLTRYLEAVLPLAGQGDEVLLETLEAYLECNKSVLKASKRLYVHPNTVKYRIQKARDTWGLHITEDKACADTLLAIKIRRLLKTNPS, from the coding sequence ATGCACCACATCACTGTTAGACAGGCGCTGGAGCTCCCGGAGCTGCAGCACCTGGAGGTCTTGGCAGGCGAGAGCGGTCTTGACCGCGTCCTGAGGAACGTTACTGTCATCGAGGTGCCGGACCCGGTCTACTGGGTGAAAGAGGGAGACCTGCTCCTTACCACCTTCTACGGCCTAAGGGGTGACAGTTCTGGCCAGGTCTCCCTTGCGCGCCGGGTTGCTGAGATGATGGCTGCGGGGATATGTTTTCACCCTGGGACGGAGACTCGCCTGGCTCCTGAGCTCCGGTCCGCCGCGGATGAAATGGGGCTCCCCCTATTGAGGATGCCCAAGGACATGCCCTACGCCACGGTGATTTCGGCTGTGTTGCAGGCCATCCTTAACCGCCAGGCCTACCTCCTGGGCCGCTCCACCGAGATCAATTCGATGCTTACCAAGGCAATTCTCAACGGGGCCGAGACTGCCGAGATCGTCTCCGCCCTGGCACGCCTGGTCAAAAGCCCGGTGGCCCTCCTGGATTCCTCATTGAACCTTGTCGCTGGGGACCCCTACTCAGAGGTGGGGCGCGAATTCCTTGCCCAGGGGGTTCCCAAGCTGCTGGACCTGGACATCTTTCGCCCGGGCGGCATGCCCGGGGAATCCCTGCTCTTCGTGGAACTGCCGGTCAAGGGCAGGCTGGTACGAGTCGGAGTCCAGGCTGTGATGATCAGGTCATCGGTCTACGGTTATGTCACGGTATGGGAGGTCCTGAAGCACTTCGACGATGTTGACGGCTACGCGATAGCCCATGCCTCGACCGCGTTGGCTCTGGACTTTATACGCAGGCTGACAATTGACGAGCAGAGACAAAGGCTGGCTAATGAGCTCTGCGATAGGATTCTTGCAGGTGATCCGGGGCAGGACGAGTCCCTGGAGAAGCGAGGAGAGGTCTTGGGCTTGAATGTCCGGGCCTTCAACGTGGTTATAGCCGTGGAGGTGAGCACTAGCGACCAGGCCCGTCATGAGGACCCAGCTACGGGGTGGATGGGGGATGCGCCAGGCCTCCTGGCGGAGATCAGGAGGGTAGCCGGGGAGCACTACCCAGGGTGCCTGGTGGCTGGGGAGGATAAAAGGGTCACGCTGGTGGTGGCTGCTGGGTCCGGCCCAGACCGGAAGGCTGAGGTACTGGGCTTTGCCCGCCGCGTGAAGGAGGCGTGCCAGAGGCACATGGGGAAGGCTTGCATACGTGTGGGAGTGGGGGGCTTCGCCCGGTGCCCCGGCGAGCTGCACAACAGCCACCGGGAGGCCAAAGCCAGCCTGGAAATGGCTCTCAGCCTTGGAGAGGGCGCGGGGGTAGCAAGCTTTGAGGACCTGGGAGTCTACCGGCTCCTGTGGAACATCCCTCGTACCATCCAGTTGACCCGTTACCTGGAGGCGGTCCTGCCCCTGGCAGGCCAGGGTGACGAGGTGCTCCTGGAGACGCTCGAGGCCTATCTGGAGTGCAACAAGAGCGTGCTCAAGGCATCAAAACGCCTTTACGTCCACCCTAACACCGTGAAGTATCGCATACAGAAGGCCAGGGATACCTGGGGACTTCACATCACCGAGGACAAGGCCTGCGCCGATACCCTGCTGGCCATAAAGATCAGGCGCCTTCTAAAGACCAACCCCTCCTAA
- a CDS encoding cupin domain-containing protein codes for MELHRTGSISFRGLSVQEVMRLAGEACKCGVAYFPPGSAIPENGYTSHDADEVSFIIEGSLRVESGGETFQAGPGDMCHIPRGEDHRSANLGHEPCRLAWFLLDL; via the coding sequence TTGGAACTGCACAGGACTGGCAGTATTTCCTTTCGGGGGCTCTCGGTCCAGGAGGTCATGAGGCTAGCCGGCGAGGCTTGTAAGTGCGGTGTGGCGTACTTCCCCCCAGGTTCCGCCATACCTGAGAACGGCTACACCAGCCACGATGCGGATGAGGTTTCCTTCATTATCGAAGGCAGCCTCAGGGTGGAATCCGGGGGGGAGACCTTCCAGGCGGGTCCGGGGGACATGTGCCACATTCCCAGGGGTGAGGACCACAGGTCCGCGAACCTGGGCCATGAGCCCTGCAGGCTTGCCTGGTTCCTCCTAGACCTGTAG
- a CDS encoding nitroreductase family protein yields MDLFEAIMERRSVRSYQGRPIPVGDLERLVKAAHWAPSAGNINPRHFVTVTEPKIVEAIKALSPGMFGGPVAVIVLCSDRAKAEKRASSNGYIYSIMDVSMSAQNLLLAAHALGIGACVVRSFHAKAVGSLLGCPEHVVPELLVALGYPQGNLGQGIRPPLEDLSHNERWRQEGSSHE; encoded by the coding sequence TTGGACCTGTTCGAGGCCATTATGGAGCGAAGGAGTGTCAGGAGCTACCAGGGCAGGCCAATACCTGTGGGAGACCTGGAGAGACTGGTGAAGGCCGCGCACTGGGCCCCCAGCGCCGGCAACATCAACCCCAGGCACTTCGTAACCGTCACCGAGCCTAAGATCGTGGAGGCCATCAAGGCCCTCTCCCCCGGCATGTTCGGAGGGCCGGTAGCGGTGATAGTGCTGTGTTCCGACAGGGCAAAGGCGGAGAAGAGGGCCAGTTCCAACGGCTACATCTACTCCATCATGGATGTATCCATGTCCGCCCAGAACCTTCTCCTGGCTGCCCACGCCCTGGGAATCGGCGCATGCGTGGTTCGCTCCTTTCACGCCAAGGCGGTAGGCTCACTCCTGGGGTGCCCGGAGCATGTGGTTCCGGAACTCCTGGTGGCCTTGGGCTACCCCCAGGGCAACCTGGGCCAGGGCATAAGGCCGCCCTTGGAGGACCTGAGCCACAACGAAAGATGGAGGCAGGAGGGATCAAGCCATGAGTAG
- a CDS encoding DUF6092 family protein, whose product MSSADLRGEAHKLLCYMATSARNLVGEPPMYGPFRLVDASSRLIDILERQGVDDGTLTEARALIEEKKYLVMNDEDAFVEFLDDLVMLLARSLV is encoded by the coding sequence ATGAGTAGTGCGGACCTGAGGGGGGAGGCTCACAAGCTCCTGTGTTACATGGCCACCAGCGCGCGGAACCTCGTGGGGGAGCCCCCAATGTATGGGCCCTTCAGGCTGGTGGACGCCAGCAGCCGTCTCATTGACATCCTGGAGCGACAGGGCGTTGACGACGGCACCCTCACGGAAGCCAGGGCCCTCATAGAGGAGAAGAAGTACCTGGTGATGAACGATGAGGATGCCTTCGTGGAGTTCCTGGACGATCTGGTGATGCTCCTGGCAAGGAGCCTGGTGTGA
- a CDS encoding nitroreductase family protein codes for MDVLEAIKGRRSVRRFCQDDVPGGLILELLTAASMAPSAHNRQPWEFLVTTDPAKRRLLAGRTYARHLEQAPVAIVASLRGVSRRSRMAQRMVWLGLQDVSAAIENLMLAAHALGLGTCWIGDFDEVVVREAFKIPADRMPVAVIALGWPDGTPKAPKRKPVEDILVWESYPTPAGG; via the coding sequence TTGGATGTTCTTGAGGCCATCAAGGGACGCAGGAGCGTAAGGCGGTTTTGCCAGGATGACGTTCCCGGCGGGCTCATCCTGGAACTGCTGACCGCAGCCAGCATGGCTCCGTCTGCCCATAACCGGCAGCCATGGGAGTTCCTGGTTACTACTGACCCGGCAAAGAGGAGGCTCCTGGCAGGGCGGACCTATGCGAGGCACCTGGAACAGGCGCCTGTGGCCATCGTCGCGAGTCTGAGGGGTGTCTCCCGCAGGTCCAGGATGGCCCAGCGCATGGTCTGGCTCGGGCTCCAGGATGTGTCCGCTGCCATAGAGAACCTGATGCTGGCGGCACATGCCCTGGGCTTGGGCACATGCTGGATTGGGGATTTCGATGAGGTTGTGGTGCGGGAGGCCTTCAAGATCCCTGCCGACCGCATGCCTGTGGCCGTGATAGCCCTGGGGTGGCCGGATGGGACCCCCAAGGCCCCAAAGAGGAAACCCGTTGAGGACATCCTGGTGTGGGAATCATATCCCACACCCGCCGGGGGCTGA
- a CDS encoding polysaccharide deacetylase family protein, with translation MIVRTRVLVFLVFFLMLSLIAGLYIQRQKHQPVFECSQAPAKATDLPIFYVHTQEKKMALTFDISWGEKTPGLVLPILRERQQRATFFLSGPWSERHPQVVRRIVDDGHEIANHGHDHVNLSQYSKDQVAKNISQTHAILKRLSGTEPCFLRPPNGDYDDVVVLTARELNYETVIWSVDSLDWKNPGVDYMVKRVTGMAFPGAILLFHASDSSKQTHEALPRVLDALRADGYTLVTLGELMKAGEPARDDPRGRPKPTG, from the coding sequence ATGATCGTGAGGACAAGAGTCCTTGTGTTCCTGGTTTTCTTCCTGATGCTCTCCCTCATAGCGGGCCTTTACATCCAGCGTCAGAAGCACCAACCGGTATTCGAGTGCTCTCAGGCTCCCGCCAAGGCAACAGACCTGCCTATCTTCTACGTTCACACTCAAGAAAAGAAGATGGCCCTGACCTTCGACATTTCATGGGGGGAGAAGACACCAGGCCTTGTGCTGCCCATTCTCAGGGAGAGGCAGCAGCGGGCCACCTTCTTCCTGTCAGGGCCGTGGAGCGAGAGGCACCCCCAGGTTGTAAGGCGGATCGTTGATGACGGCCACGAGATAGCCAACCATGGCCACGACCACGTGAACCTGAGCCAGTACTCAAAGGATCAGGTAGCCAAGAACATCTCCCAGACCCACGCCATACTAAAACGCCTCTCTGGCACCGAGCCCTGCTTCCTCAGGCCCCCTAATGGTGACTACGATGACGTGGTTGTCCTAACAGCCAGGGAGCTCAACTATGAGACGGTGATATGGTCTGTGGATTCGCTGGACTGGAAAAACCCCGGTGTTGACTACATGGTGAAGAGGGTCACTGGCATGGCATTCCCTGGAGCTATCCTCCTATTTCACGCCAGCGACTCTTCAAAGCAGACTCACGAGGCCCTTCCCAGGGTCCTGGACGCCCTCCGGGCCGATGGCTACACCCTGGTAACCCTAGGGGAACTCATGAAGGCCGGAGAGCCGGCCAGGGATGACCCCCGGGGCAGGCCAAAACCTACAGGCTGA
- a CDS encoding bifunctional 5,10-methylenetetrahydrofolate dehydrogenase/5,10-methenyltetrahydrofolate cyclohydrolase — MAEVLKGKAVADAVKEDVAKRVNALKAKGITPKLGIIRVGARPDDLFYEGGAKKACDSMGIAYQVFEYPQDVSQDEFEGAVLAVGADRDINGILMFAPLPKHLDEKKIRNLIPVEKDVDCMSLGSAGKVFADELTGFPPCTPAACMDILKHYGIALKGKKTVVLGRSLVVGKPVAVLLLREHATVTICHSRTLDLPSVAAEADVLVAAMGRAKMVDSSYVKPGQVVIDVGINEDPDDPGKYCGDVDYASVEPIVDKITPVPGGVGSVTTAVLCKHTVMACEMQNGLA; from the coding sequence ATGGCTGAGGTGCTAAAGGGCAAGGCGGTAGCAGATGCGGTGAAAGAGGACGTGGCAAAGAGGGTCAATGCCCTCAAGGCAAAGGGCATTACCCCGAAACTGGGTATCATCCGGGTGGGCGCGCGGCCGGATGACCTGTTCTACGAGGGGGGGGCCAAGAAGGCCTGCGATTCCATGGGGATAGCATACCAGGTATTTGAATACCCGCAGGACGTCTCCCAGGATGAATTTGAAGGAGCGGTGCTGGCGGTGGGCGCCGACAGGGACATCAACGGCATTCTCATGTTCGCCCCGCTGCCTAAGCACCTGGATGAGAAGAAGATCCGCAACCTGATCCCGGTGGAGAAGGACGTGGACTGCATGAGCCTGGGCAGCGCCGGCAAGGTGTTTGCCGATGAACTCACAGGGTTCCCGCCCTGTACTCCCGCTGCCTGCATGGACATCCTGAAACACTACGGGATAGCCCTCAAGGGCAAGAAGACGGTGGTCCTTGGCCGGTCGCTGGTAGTGGGGAAGCCTGTAGCCGTCCTGCTCCTGAGGGAGCACGCCACGGTCACCATTTGCCATTCGAGGACGCTAGACCTGCCCTCCGTAGCTGCCGAGGCGGACGTGCTCGTGGCCGCCATGGGCAGGGCGAAGATGGTGGACAGTTCCTACGTAAAGCCAGGCCAGGTAGTCATTGACGTGGGGATCAACGAGGACCCGGACGACCCCGGGAAGTACTGCGGTGACGTGGACTATGCCTCGGTGGAGCCCATCGTGGATAAGATCACTCCTGTTCCGGGCGGTGTGGGCTCCGTTACCACAGCAGTGCTCTGCAAGCACACCGTCATGGCCTGCGAGATGCAGAACGGCCTGGCCTAG
- a CDS encoding cyclodeaminase/cyclohydrolase family protein: MSMVDKSCGEFLAALASKAPVPGGGGAAAMGGAIGMALSNMVGNLTVGKKKYADFEEEVKELLARGDKIIEELKGLVDKDAEVFEPLSEAYGLPKDTPEEARIKEETLEACSKVACSVPLEIMRKSCEGIRIHERMGQIGSRIAISDVGCGVTFLKSALISGYLNVVINLNTIKDEAYVSEVSREIDQMLDEGSRVADATLELVISKIKKQA, translated from the coding sequence ATGTCAATGGTAGACAAGAGCTGCGGAGAATTCCTGGCGGCCCTGGCTTCGAAGGCGCCTGTCCCCGGCGGTGGCGGTGCCGCAGCCATGGGAGGCGCAATAGGGATGGCCCTCTCCAACATGGTGGGCAACCTCACGGTGGGCAAGAAGAAGTATGCTGATTTTGAGGAGGAAGTAAAGGAACTACTGGCTAGGGGCGACAAGATCATTGAGGAGCTGAAAGGGCTGGTAGACAAGGACGCCGAGGTCTTTGAGCCGCTTTCTGAGGCCTACGGCTTGCCGAAGGACACCCCTGAGGAGGCCAGGATCAAGGAGGAAACCCTTGAGGCCTGCTCAAAGGTGGCTTGCTCAGTGCCGCTGGAGATCATGCGCAAGTCCTGCGAGGGCATCAGGATCCACGAGCGGATGGGGCAGATAGGCTCCAGGATCGCCATATCCGATGTGGGCTGCGGTGTGACATTCCTCAAGTCAGCATTGATCAGCGGTTATCTCAACGTGGTCATCAACCTCAACACCATCAAGGATGAAGCCTATGTATCGGAGGTTTCAAGGGAAATCGACCAGATGCTGGATGAGGGTAGCCGCGTGGCCGATGCCACGTTGGAACTGGTGATCTCGAAGATCAAGAAGCAGGCCTAG
- a CDS encoding complex I subunit 5 family protein: MPNHGTVQSILPILAVLFPLLSAVAAGILGERRSKARDLVAAMGCLGAFLSVVLMYPALSRGNTVVYHLLQGVWPSGISFRVDFLGLLVGAVASLVWLASTIYAWAYMGHEGQRTRYYFFNNLTLAAMMGVSTAGDLLSLLLFFEALTFASYVLVVHREDQEARSAGNLYLFMGVFGGLCLITGMALQYYFGHTLALDSGTMHSLGTLKPLVASLLVLGFGIKAGMVPVHIWLPQAHPVAPSPASALLSGVMIKAGAYGIVRVGLMALEDGHGQGAFYEGLGLAVITTGLFTMIFGVFMALQSGNSKRMLAYHSISQMGYILMGAGVAAYLGLGHGAMGFGGAVYHIINHALFKAGLFLAVGVVYLSTEELDMYKLGGLWRNFPFTAAAMLIAAMGITGFPGLNGYASKTMLHHSIVEAAQHMAHTTGSMYLWWGEKVFSLTGVGTACSFIKLFGLTFLGKRPERFATVRGEPLPVKVGMGILCVVMLAIGLAPNLLVNVGLGPAATGVGYDHHFVDEYLGHLDFWYPKDVIAILITLALGLGLFTVGMRTGIFHLHFPKALSIEYCGRALAGSAVRGWARLAVSWQLLTDRATRRLQDGITTSSNLAKNIDYDPQSRTSAEFNLTNLDFDTLILVTVLGVFLALYIPLQVLSGRM; encoded by the coding sequence ATGCCAAACCATGGAACTGTCCAATCCATATTGCCCATCCTGGCTGTGCTGTTTCCCCTGCTCTCGGCGGTGGCCGCAGGGATCCTGGGAGAGCGGCGAAGCAAGGCCCGGGACCTGGTAGCAGCCATGGGGTGCCTGGGTGCGTTCCTGTCAGTGGTCCTCATGTACCCTGCCTTATCCCGCGGCAATACCGTTGTCTATCACCTCCTCCAGGGAGTGTGGCCCTCTGGCATATCCTTTCGCGTGGATTTCCTGGGCCTCCTGGTGGGCGCCGTGGCGAGCCTCGTATGGCTGGCCTCCACCATCTACGCCTGGGCCTACATGGGCCACGAAGGCCAGAGGACCCGGTACTACTTCTTCAATAACCTGACCCTGGCTGCCATGATGGGTGTGTCGACTGCCGGGGATCTCCTGAGCCTGCTCCTGTTCTTTGAGGCTTTAACCTTCGCCTCCTACGTTCTTGTGGTCCACAGGGAAGACCAAGAGGCGCGCTCCGCCGGCAACCTCTACCTGTTCATGGGGGTATTCGGCGGTCTTTGCCTCATCACTGGCATGGCGCTGCAGTACTACTTCGGGCACACCCTGGCGCTGGATAGCGGGACCATGCACTCGCTGGGGACGCTGAAACCGTTGGTGGCTAGCCTGCTGGTGCTGGGCTTTGGGATCAAGGCTGGCATGGTGCCAGTTCACATATGGCTGCCCCAGGCTCACCCCGTGGCCCCGTCACCAGCCAGTGCCCTGCTGTCTGGGGTAATGATAAAGGCCGGGGCCTACGGCATAGTGCGCGTTGGTCTCATGGCCCTGGAGGATGGCCATGGGCAAGGGGCCTTCTACGAGGGCCTCGGGCTGGCGGTGATCACCACTGGGCTTTTCACCATGATCTTCGGGGTGTTCATGGCCCTGCAGTCCGGCAACTCAAAGCGGATGCTGGCCTACCATAGCATAAGCCAGATGGGTTACATACTCATGGGTGCCGGTGTCGCCGCCTACCTTGGCCTTGGGCATGGCGCCATGGGCTTTGGCGGTGCGGTCTACCATATCATCAACCATGCGCTCTTCAAGGCGGGACTCTTCCTGGCTGTAGGTGTTGTCTACCTCTCCACGGAGGAGCTGGACATGTACAAGCTGGGCGGGCTATGGAGGAACTTCCCCTTCACGGCGGCTGCCATGCTCATAGCCGCCATGGGGATCACGGGCTTTCCAGGGCTGAACGGGTATGCCTCCAAGACCATGCTTCATCACTCCATCGTTGAGGCGGCCCAGCACATGGCCCACACCACAGGCAGCATGTACCTGTGGTGGGGGGAGAAGGTCTTCTCTCTCACGGGTGTAGGCACGGCCTGCTCCTTCATAAAGCTATTCGGCCTCACCTTCCTGGGTAAACGGCCAGAGAGGTTCGCGACGGTAAGGGGCGAACCCTTACCCGTCAAGGTGGGCATGGGAATACTGTGCGTAGTGATGCTGGCTATAGGGCTGGCCCCGAACCTCCTGGTGAACGTGGGATTAGGCCCGGCGGCGACAGGGGTCGGGTACGATCACCACTTTGTCGATGAGTACCTGGGGCACCTGGACTTCTGGTACCCAAAGGACGTCATAGCCATCCTCATCACGCTAGCCTTAGGACTTGGGCTTTTTACCGTGGGCATGAGGACAGGTATCTTTCACCTCCACTTCCCGAAGGCTCTCAGCATTGAGTACTGCGGCCGCGCCTTGGCAGGCAGTGCCGTGAGGGGATGGGCCCGGCTGGCCGTGTCCTGGCAGCTCCTGACCGACAGGGCCACCAGGAGGTTGCAGGACGGCATCACGACCTCCTCCAACCTGGCGAAGAACATCGACTATGATCCTCAATCCCGGACATCTGCGGAGTTCAACCTGACCAACCTGGACTTCGATACGCTGATCCTCGTGACTGTCCTGGGTGTCTTTCTTGCCTTGTACATTCCCCTCCAGGTTCTCTCGGGGAGGATGTGA
- a CDS encoding proton-conducting transporter membrane subunit, translating into MQSWLPWVTVILPAVSAAVLGSLKEEQKALRNAISLGTALVTAGIVLFLMPAVIQDGVVRTAPLLVTPAFSIELRVDHLGMMFALIASGLWVFAMLYSIGYMAHENGQRTYFTFFTLSLGVTMGIAFAANLFILYFFYEFLTLTTYPLVIHYRTKEAMVAGAKYIVYSLCGATLILAGIVLTYTWTGSVAFSELSILGGAPRLAVLSTTALALAFALYIAGFGVKAAIMPLHSWLPSAMVAPTPVSALLHAVAVVKAGVFGVLRTMYSVFGDEVMHEMAVSPYFVAVLLATILAGSVFALNQDVLKRRLAYSTVSQLGYIMLGAALLTPMGFKGGMLHMFNHSLMKITLFFCAGLIAEGTGKTRVSELAGIGRSMPLTMTAFALASIGMIGALPMNGFWSKWFLINGSVESGMSAAVVVLAVSALLNAAYFLPISISAFFHKPAGVQLQAHGPGHGHHQGLGEGHPAMLWPTLALACLCLVLGFWPDLPVALVSLVVQAFLG; encoded by the coding sequence ATGCAGTCGTGGTTGCCATGGGTTACAGTAATCCTGCCTGCCGTTTCGGCCGCTGTCCTTGGGAGCCTCAAGGAGGAGCAGAAGGCGCTCCGGAACGCCATATCCCTGGGCACGGCCCTGGTTACCGCAGGGATCGTGCTGTTCCTGATGCCTGCGGTCATCCAGGATGGAGTAGTGCGGACGGCCCCACTCCTGGTTACTCCTGCCTTCTCCATTGAACTTAGGGTCGACCATCTGGGTATGATGTTTGCCCTCATTGCCTCGGGCCTGTGGGTGTTCGCCATGCTCTACTCCATAGGCTACATGGCTCATGAAAACGGGCAGCGCACATACTTCACTTTCTTCACCCTCTCCCTGGGAGTGACCATGGGCATAGCCTTCGCGGCAAACCTGTTCATCCTGTACTTCTTCTACGAGTTCCTGACCCTTACAACCTATCCCCTGGTCATACACTACAGGACCAAAGAGGCCATGGTGGCGGGCGCCAAGTACATCGTCTACAGCCTGTGCGGAGCCACCCTGATCCTTGCCGGGATTGTCCTCACGTACACCTGGACAGGGAGCGTGGCCTTCAGCGAGCTCTCCATCCTGGGAGGGGCGCCGCGCCTGGCGGTGCTCAGCACAACAGCCCTGGCCCTGGCATTTGCCCTCTACATCGCGGGGTTCGGCGTGAAGGCCGCGATAATGCCCCTCCACTCCTGGCTGCCCTCGGCAATGGTAGCCCCCACGCCGGTGAGCGCTCTTCTTCACGCGGTGGCAGTGGTCAAGGCGGGGGTCTTTGGGGTCCTTCGCACCATGTACTCGGTCTTCGGGGATGAGGTCATGCATGAGATGGCGGTGAGCCCCTACTTCGTTGCGGTGCTCTTGGCCACGATACTTGCGGGGTCTGTCTTTGCGCTAAACCAGGACGTCCTTAAGAGACGCCTGGCCTACTCCACTGTGAGCCAGCTGGGCTACATAATGCTGGGGGCTGCCCTGCTGACGCCAATGGGCTTCAAGGGCGGGATGCTCCACATGTTCAACCATTCCCTCATGAAGATAACCCTGTTCTTCTGCGCCGGCCTGATAGCTGAAGGCACCGGGAAGACCCGGGTGAGCGAGCTGGCGGGGATAGGGCGGTCAATGCCCCTGACCATGACCGCCTTTGCGCTGGCTAGCATAGGCATGATCGGGGCGCTCCCCATGAACGGTTTCTGGAGCAAGTGGTTTCTGATCAACGGCAGCGTGGAGTCGGGCATGAGCGCGGCCGTCGTGGTCTTAGCGGTGAGCGCCCTCTTGAACGCCGCCTACTTCCTGCCCATTTCCATATCGGCGTTCTTCCATAAGCCCGCGGGGGTACAGCTCCAGGCTCACGGGCCTGGCCACGGGCACCACCAGGGGCTAGGCGAGGGCCACCCTGCCATGCTCTGGCCCACCCTTGCCCTCGCCTGCCTCTGCCTGGTGTTGGGGTTCTGGCCTGATCTGCCCGTGGCCTTGGTATCCCTGGTAGTCCAGGCTTTCCTAGGATGA
- a CDS encoding monovalent cation/H+ antiporter subunit D family protein — MDMIETLHENLPLLVTMSTLLGAYLMPVVSRVRFNLSGPLAVVSVAVSFCLSLYFIGVTRDGTRVYYNVGHWPPPWGIRIVIDPMTAFIVTLVSGVGLVVLFYALREIKESMSRSSQGWYITTYLLLMSGMLGMTVTDDLFNLYVFIEVTGFSAVALVAARDDQASTEAAFKYLMLATLGSGFIMAGIGMVYVVTGHLNMRYVTTALITARDSYPMLLWVALSFFVAGFGVKSALFPLHVWLPDAYSSAPSPSSALLSGLVSKVYIFGLIKVLYFCFYHVILARYFIPTTLTSLACAGIIGGSLFAMIQPDIKRRLAYSSVAQIGYIYLALGLNTRLGMIAALFHIMSHAIMKSCLFMAAGGVIYRTGRRNIRDFAGLGKAMPWTMACFTICSFSMMGIPLLSGFVSKWYLLSGSLDAGSPFMVVVILVGSLLAAAYLLPVVWRAWFTTDESGAFKGPIKETPWPMLVPILLLTGATILLGIKPALALDIIEKAVETLFF; from the coding sequence ATGGACATGATCGAGACGCTACATGAGAACCTGCCGCTCCTGGTAACCATGTCCACCCTCCTGGGGGCCTACCTCATGCCAGTGGTCTCCCGGGTACGGTTCAATCTCAGCGGTCCCCTGGCCGTGGTGAGCGTTGCTGTCTCCTTCTGCCTCTCCCTTTACTTCATAGGGGTGACCAGGGACGGCACCAGGGTGTACTACAACGTGGGCCACTGGCCCCCGCCGTGGGGCATCCGCATAGTCATCGATCCTATGACTGCCTTCATTGTAACACTGGTCAGCGGTGTGGGCCTGGTGGTGCTCTTTTACGCGCTACGCGAGATCAAGGAGAGTATGAGCAGGTCCTCCCAGGGGTGGTACATAACTACGTACCTGCTCCTGATGTCGGGCATGCTGGGCATGACAGTCACCGATGACCTCTTCAACCTTTACGTCTTCATTGAGGTCACCGGGTTTTCCGCCGTGGCCCTGGTGGCGGCCAGGGATGACCAGGCCTCCACGGAGGCAGCCTTCAAGTACCTGATGCTGGCCACGCTGGGTTCTGGCTTCATCATGGCGGGCATCGGCATGGTCTACGTGGTCACCGGGCACCTGAACATGAGGTACGTGACGACAGCCCTGATTACCGCCAGGGATTCCTACCCGATGCTTCTATGGGTGGCCCTGAGCTTCTTCGTGGCGGGGTTCGGTGTCAAGAGCGCCCTGTTCCCCCTGCACGTCTGGTTGCCTGACGCCTACTCGTCCGCGCCGTCCCCCTCCAGCGCCCTCCTATCTGGCCTGGTGTCCAAGGTATACATATTCGGACTTATCAAGGTGCTGTACTTCTGCTTCTACCACGTGATCCTTGCCCGGTACTTCATACCCACAACCCTGACGAGCCTGGCCTGCGCTGGCATCATCGGAGGCTCGCTGTTCGCCATGATCCAGCCGGACATAAAGCGCCGGCTGGCCTACTCCTCTGTGGCCCAGATAGGCTACATATACCTCGCCCTGGGCCTTAACACCAGGCTCGGGATGATAGCGGCGCTCTTTCACATTATGAGCCATGCCATCATGAAGAGTTGCCTGTTCATGGCTGCGGGGGGCGTCATCTACCGCACAGGCCGGAGGAACATACGGGACTTCGCGGGGCTGGGCAAGGCCATGCCATGGACCATGGCCTGTTTTACCATTTGCTCCTTCTCCATGATGGGAATACCCCTGTTGAGCGGTTTCGTCTCCAAGTGGTACCTCCTTTCGGGCAGCCTTGACGCGGGTTCTCCCTTTATGGTCGTGGTCATACTGGTAGGCAGCCTTCTGGCCGCGGCCTACCTGCTCCCCGTGGTGTGGAGAGCCTGGTTCACCACGGATGAAAGTGGCGCCTTCAAGGGACCCATCAAGGAGACACCCTGGCCTATGCTGGTACCCATACTGTTGCTCACCGGTGCCACGATACTGCTGGGGATCAAGCCCGCCCTGGCTTTGGATATCATCGAGAAGGCTGTGGAAACCCTGTTCTTCTAG